A part of Candidatus Eisenbacteria bacterium genomic DNA contains:
- a CDS encoding glycosyltransferase family 39 protein — translation EGARMLLRGHLDPSRYGVVGPGYEVALALLGVVIPNLFVAAELLSVIAMVGGLLLWITVLSRRADPRLALIAALFLATNATFFRYGYSVTNDALAFALQASAMALLLLGQSTRSAALAGALAALAFLTRYNGVALLPAGIAATLLGGTLHADRRRAALLFAAGFVIVVAPWVIYSLAHGQRFSFQLHHNIAYDVFARSKGIAWDEYQRVLQPQFKSLGDVIARDPGAVVRRELFNVVDHLRLDARNLLGIPVVICVVIGLAFAAFDGTLRRLWPVVAAAVLFFFTLVPVFYSERYSIPLLPCYALLAAAPFASTRLSGALRSGSWVLMGLAVVPLALALLSTVRQTRYNVSQLPVETLECAKTLRQLARPGDRIICRKAHVAFHGGVEPVAFPFADDLAALAATARQQGARWLFFSWPEGELRPGFWYLLDTAAVVPGLTIRHATAPRPAVLYEIGEGFGADPAWLANDTTRAWHVARAQLRVDPGDPKALATLGAVEFDRRDYQAAREHLQRAVTRAPQHYGAWMLLGETNLLLDDAARAERAYQQAQALRPQSPEPRIGLGWASMVGRRANEAAARWRPVISATRDPNTLQRMIEVYRALGDPAAEAEARAALARLTGGRP, via the coding sequence GAGGGCGCGAGGATGCTGCTTCGCGGGCATCTGGACCCTTCGCGCTACGGCGTGGTCGGCCCCGGCTACGAGGTCGCCCTGGCGCTGCTGGGCGTGGTCATTCCCAACCTCTTCGTCGCCGCCGAGCTGCTTTCGGTCATCGCCATGGTGGGCGGGCTTCTCCTCTGGATCACGGTCCTGTCGCGCCGCGCCGATCCACGACTCGCCCTGATTGCGGCGCTGTTCCTGGCAACCAACGCGACCTTCTTCCGCTACGGCTATTCGGTCACCAACGACGCGCTGGCGTTCGCTCTCCAGGCCTCTGCCATGGCGCTGCTCCTGCTCGGCCAGAGCACTCGCTCTGCGGCGCTCGCCGGCGCGCTGGCGGCCCTGGCGTTCCTGACCCGCTACAACGGCGTCGCCTTGCTGCCGGCCGGCATCGCCGCCACGCTCCTCGGCGGAACGCTCCATGCCGATCGGCGCCGGGCCGCGCTCCTCTTCGCGGCGGGGTTTGTGATCGTGGTCGCGCCGTGGGTGATCTACAGCCTCGCCCACGGGCAGCGTTTCAGCTTCCAGCTCCACCACAACATCGCCTACGACGTGTTCGCCCGCTCGAAAGGGATTGCCTGGGACGAGTACCAGAGGGTGCTCCAGCCGCAGTTCAAGTCTCTGGGCGACGTGATCGCGCGCGATCCAGGGGCGGTCGTGCGCCGCGAGCTGTTCAACGTCGTCGACCACCTGAGGCTCGATGCCCGCAATCTGCTCGGCATTCCGGTCGTGATCTGCGTGGTGATCGGGCTCGCGTTCGCCGCATTCGACGGCACGCTGCGCCGCCTCTGGCCGGTGGTGGCGGCGGCCGTGCTCTTCTTCTTCACGCTGGTTCCGGTCTTCTACTCGGAGCGCTACTCGATCCCTCTGCTGCCCTGCTACGCCCTGCTCGCCGCGGCGCCTTTCGCCTCGACGCGCCTGTCCGGCGCGCTGCGCTCGGGCTCGTGGGTGCTCATGGGACTCGCCGTGGTTCCCCTGGCGCTGGCACTCCTGTCCACCGTCCGGCAGACTCGCTACAACGTCAGTCAGCTTCCGGTCGAGACGTTGGAGTGCGCGAAGACGCTGCGCCAGCTCGCGCGCCCGGGTGACCGCATCATCTGCCGCAAGGCCCACGTCGCCTTCCATGGCGGGGTTGAGCCGGTGGCGTTCCCGTTCGCCGATGATCTCGCGGCGCTCGCCGCCACGGCGCGGCAGCAAGGCGCCCGCTGGCTCTTCTTCTCGTGGCCGGAGGGCGAGCTGCGGCCCGGCTTCTGGTACCTGCTGGACACCGCCGCCGTCGTCCCAGGGCTCACGATTCGTCACGCGACCGCGCCTCGCCCCGCGGTGCTCTACGAGATCGGCGAAGGCTTCGGCGCCGATCCGGCATGGCTCGCCAACGACACGACGCGCGCCTGGCACGTGGCACGCGCCCAGCTGCGGGTGGATCCCGGCGACCCCAAGGCGCTCGCCACGCTCGGTGCGGTCGAGTTCGACCGCCGCGACTACCAGGCCGCGCGCGAGCACCTGCAGCGCGCGGTGACGCGAGCGCCGCAGCACTATGGCGCGTGGATGCTCCTGGGTGAGACCAATCTGCTGCTCGACGACGCCGCGCGCGCCGAGCGCGCCTACCAGCAGGCGCAGGCGCTCCGGCCGCAAAGTCCCGAGCCCAGGATCGGCCTGGGATGGGCCAGCATGGTCGGACGGCGCGCCAACGAGGCCGCGGCTCGGTGGCGTCCCGTGATCTCGGCGACTCGCGACCCGAACACGCTCCAGCGGATGATCGAGGTCTATCGC